The following coding sequences are from one Chloroflexota bacterium window:
- a CDS encoding glycosyltransferase family 39 protein, which translates to MIKMLRFRNWIPFLLIASFAIFSRVYAIDRIPPGLFGDEAVEGLDALDVMAGNFFIWFHAHLGREPIYVYLTALSYQLFGVTALATRLPALIAGLLTLPAAFLFTREWASAIFSRERATRLAWLATALVAISFWHIEMTRNAHRDTLLPLVEALGYWLLWRAFRTRDWKPFAASGAILGLAVYTYSPGRFVGVFVALFVAVEFIIARVSANRRPPATDDYTRSAVGGRRSVIGIFVAGIAALVVMLPLAIYFAQNPAQFVRRFDSTSVFDQGAPVLALATSVVGNLAQFVIPGAGYQSWHYNLPGKPVFDLLLAPWFLAGLVLAVARARQSQYRFLLLWFVVMLAPAFLTDDMIPKGVRVLGVAPGVFIIPALAMDWLWERALDRSLLGAIQTKNQARFNRMEPVSPQPFAIVIVFALIAISFVGSAAWTAYDYFVAWANAEPVPLRFDADYAELAQFVLRAPTDQPIYISAETYRHPTYMLLGRHISTSNYLQRATRIREFDARTLLVTRAHDANALYVIVRENKPPFDWLTRVASQVESVSEGTYLAAYRYGNFGSPPRALDIAFNPFLKLTGVARFDDEPAGIVLYWQVTALPDNRDDIQTTLTLADTNGKTLAQKNQRFGYPPLEWQIGDVIAEWYEFESLDNATQFSLEMTRGKSKWQSPLLSAK; encoded by the coding sequence TTGATCAAGATGTTGCGCTTTCGCAATTGGATACCTTTTCTGCTCATCGCGTCCTTCGCGATTTTTTCGCGCGTGTACGCGATAGATCGGATTCCGCCCGGCTTGTTCGGCGACGAAGCGGTGGAAGGACTCGACGCGCTCGACGTGATGGCGGGCAATTTCTTCATCTGGTTTCACGCGCACCTGGGGCGCGAGCCGATCTACGTGTACCTCACCGCGCTCTCCTACCAGCTCTTTGGCGTCACCGCACTCGCAACGCGCTTGCCCGCGCTGATCGCCGGATTGCTTACGCTGCCTGCCGCGTTCTTATTCACCCGCGAGTGGGCGAGCGCGATTTTCTCGCGCGAGCGCGCAACGCGGCTGGCATGGCTTGCGACCGCGCTCGTCGCGATTTCGTTCTGGCACATCGAGATGACGCGCAACGCGCATCGCGACACGCTCTTGCCGCTCGTCGAGGCGCTGGGCTACTGGCTGTTGTGGCGCGCGTTTCGCACGCGCGACTGGAAGCCGTTCGCCGCGTCTGGCGCGATCCTGGGTCTCGCGGTATACACGTACTCGCCCGGGCGATTCGTCGGCGTGTTCGTCGCGCTCTTCGTCGCGGTCGAGTTCATCATTGCGCGTGTGTCCGCCAACCGCCGACCACCGGCGACAGACGATTACACCCGGTCAGCAGTCGGCGGTCGGCGGTCGGTCATCGGTATCTTCGTCGCGGGAATCGCGGCGCTCGTCGTTATGCTTCCGCTCGCGATCTATTTCGCGCAGAATCCGGCGCAATTCGTGCGACGCTTCGACAGCACGTCGGTTTTCGATCAAGGTGCGCCTGTGCTCGCGTTGGCGACGAGTGTCGTCGGTAACCTCGCGCAATTCGTCATTCCCGGCGCGGGCTATCAGAGCTGGCACTATAATTTGCCCGGCAAACCGGTTTTCGATTTGCTCCTCGCACCCTGGTTTCTCGCGGGACTTGTCCTCGCGGTTGCGCGCGCGCGGCAATCCCAGTATCGTTTTTTGCTCTTGTGGTTCGTGGTGATGCTCGCGCCCGCGTTTCTCACCGACGATATGATTCCGAAAGGCGTGCGCGTCCTGGGTGTCGCGCCCGGCGTGTTCATTATTCCCGCGCTCGCGATGGATTGGCTGTGGGAACGCGCGCTCGACCGATCGTTGCTTGGCGCGATTCAGACCAAGAATCAAGCGCGTTTCAATCGGATGGAACCGGTGTCGCCGCAACCGTTCGCCATCGTCATCGTGTTCGCGCTCATCGCGATCTCGTTCGTCGGCAGTGCGGCGTGGACGGCGTACGATTATTTTGTCGCGTGGGCGAACGCGGAACCCGTGCCGCTCAGGTTCGACGCGGACTATGCCGAGTTGGCGCAATTCGTTTTGCGCGCGCCCACCGATCAACCGATTTACATTTCGGCGGAAACGTATCGCCACCCGACTTACATGCTTCTCGGCAGGCACATCTCCACGTCGAACTATTTGCAGCGTGCGACGCGCATCCGCGAATTCGACGCGCGCACGTTGCTCGTCACGCGCGCGCACGATGCGAACGCGCTCTACGTGATCGTGCGCGAAAACAAACCGCCGTTCGATTGGCTCACGCGCGTCGCGTCCCAGGTCGAGTCGGTGAGTGAAGGTACATACCTTGCGGCGTATCGCTATGGAAATTTCGGATCGCCGCCGCGCGCGCTCGACATCGCGTTCAATCCGTTTTTGAAACTGACGGGCGTCGCACGGTTCGACGACGAGCCGGCCGGCATCGTGTTGTACTGGCAAGTCACCGCGCTGCCGGATAATCGCGATGACATTCAAACAACGCTCACGCTCGCCGACACGAACGGCAAAACTCTCGCGCAAAAGAATCAGCGTTTCGGCTATCCGCCGCTCGAATGGCAAATCGGCGACGTGATTGCCGAATGGTACGAGTTTGAATCGCTCGACAACGCAACCCAGTTTTCACTCGAAATGACACGCGGCAAATCCAAATGGCAATCGCCTCTCCTTTCCGCAAAATGA
- a CDS encoding DUF2723 domain-containing protein, with protein MKFVIRNSEFTIHNSNYKLQITLALAFAAFVLYLRTLAPDVLDADSGEFQFAAWNFGFVHPTGYPLFLILGGAFQHLVPLGNPAFRLNLFNAILAALTIGVLYLAMYAITKQRVASVIAAASFAVTRTFWYDASAVEVYALNALFITILVCIALQCQAKLSARKFAFFCFTFGLALTHHRSMLLWIPAFALFFAIVADQFRIPTKNLVRPALRFGVYFLVPFLLYLYIPLRAPASPYATLALAPGRDLVLFDNSFSGFVNYFLGRTFQGELRWDATSIVRLAALPQLFLDQFGALGVALGILGFIALLARRAWALVALTLTAFAATILFASFYHIGDIAHYYIPAYLVWTIWFGAGLAVIPDLISRTLAPHANAGVTHPASRIPQYAIYFAYLLAAACLLYQLTLNLPLADRSRETQPREQWTRLVAAPIPANAILISNDRDEMMPLWYMQYVEGARRDVLGLFPLITPDRANIAQLTDSVLDANRPIYFIKPMPGMEIKYDLQRFDYSLVQVLGAANHTPRVASNAVIGERVRVLGYDLAREGNMLRVTLYLQSRVKLASNYTAFAQLDGSRGGKIAQGNDHQVGGEFYPSSMWAVGEILRDAHTIELPPDAMPGTYRLFVGMYRQPDFDPLGDPVEVGWVDLQ; from the coding sequence ATGAAATTCGTAATTCGTAATTCGGAATTCACAATTCACAATTCAAATTACAAATTACAAATTACGCTTGCTCTCGCGTTCGCCGCGTTTGTACTCTATCTTCGCACGCTTGCGCCGGATGTGTTGGACGCGGACAGCGGTGAGTTTCAGTTTGCCGCGTGGAATTTTGGTTTTGTGCACCCGACCGGCTACCCGCTCTTTTTGATTTTGGGCGGCGCGTTCCAACATCTCGTCCCGCTGGGCAATCCCGCGTTTCGCCTCAATCTGTTCAACGCGATTCTCGCCGCGTTGACGATTGGCGTGCTTTACCTGGCGATGTACGCGATCACGAAGCAACGCGTTGCGTCGGTCATCGCCGCCGCGTCGTTCGCCGTGACGCGCACGTTTTGGTACGACGCGAGCGCGGTCGAGGTGTACGCACTGAACGCGTTGTTCATCACAATTCTCGTTTGCATCGCGTTGCAATGTCAAGCCAAACTCTCCGCACGCAAATTCGCTTTCTTCTGTTTCACCTTCGGACTCGCGCTCACGCACCATCGTTCGATGCTCTTGTGGATTCCGGCATTCGCGTTGTTCTTTGCCATTGTCGCGGATCAGTTCCGCATCCCAACGAAAAATCTCGTCCGACCGGCGCTACGCTTTGGAGTGTATTTCCTGGTTCCCTTTTTGCTCTATTTGTACATTCCGCTGCGCGCACCGGCATCGCCGTACGCGACGCTTGCGCTTGCGCCTGGACGTGATCTCGTCTTGTTCGACAACTCGTTCAGCGGATTCGTCAACTATTTCCTGGGTCGCACGTTTCAAGGCGAGTTGCGCTGGGATGCGACGAGCATCGTGCGCCTTGCCGCGTTGCCGCAATTATTTCTCGATCAGTTCGGCGCGCTCGGCGTCGCGTTGGGCATCCTGGGATTTATCGCGCTGTTGGCGCGTCGCGCGTGGGCGCTTGTTGCGTTGACGTTGACCGCGTTCGCCGCGACGATTTTATTCGCGTCGTTCTATCACATCGGCGACATCGCGCACTATTACATTCCGGCGTACCTCGTGTGGACGATTTGGTTCGGTGCCGGACTCGCCGTCATCCCAGATTTAATTTCACGCACACTTGCACCGCACGCAAATGCAGGTGTCACGCATCCCGCATCCCGCATCCCGCAATACGCAATATACTTCGCGTACCTTCTCGCCGCCGCCTGCCTCCTCTACCAACTCACGCTCAACCTGCCGCTCGCCGACCGAAGCCGCGAAACGCAACCGCGCGAACAATGGACGCGCCTGGTCGCCGCGCCGATTCCGGCGAACGCGATTTTGATTTCGAACGACCGCGATGAAATGATGCCGCTCTGGTACATGCAATACGTAGAAGGCGCGCGGCGCGATGTGCTCGGACTGTTTCCGCTAATCACGCCCGACCGCGCGAACATCGCGCAGTTGACCGACAGCGTGCTCGACGCGAACCGTCCGATCTATTTCATCAAGCCGATGCCGGGAATGGAAATCAAGTACGATTTGCAGAGATTTGATTATTCACTCGTCCAAGTTCTCGGCGCGGCAAATCACACACCGCGAGTCGCAAGCAACGCGGTGATCGGCGAGCGCGTGCGTGTGCTCGGTTACGATCTCGCGCGCGAGGGGAACATGTTGCGCGTCACGCTGTACTTGCAATCGCGCGTGAAACTCGCGAGTAATTACACGGCGTTCGCGCAATTGGACGGCTCACGCGGCGGCAAGATCGCGCAAGGCAACGATCATCAAGTCGGCGGCGAATTTTATCCGAGTTCGATGTGGGCGGTCGGCGAAATTCTGCGCGACGCACACACGATCGAGTTGCCGCCCGACGCGATGCCCGGCACCTATCGTTTGTTCGTCGGCATGTATCGCCAACCGGATTTCGATCCACTCGGCGATCCCGTCGAAGTCGGCTGGGTGGATTTGCAGTAG
- a CDS encoding methyltransferase domain-containing protein: MSAPIVATKKIIEGIFDRAAVQYDHTGPRVFEQLGARLVELMPLAPGAQVLDVATGRGAVLVPAAQRVGATGHVVGIDLAQGMLDATARDIARHNVELRKMDAEQLEFADASFDAVTCAFALFFFPAMDVALREMIRVCRSRGCLGVSLFGDSPAPFRPAWSILAEQIQAYGVAMRMPQCVVYNSEIVRGLLTEAGWTRVEMASETHEFVYATEEDWWQFQFTLGTRAALEQLDDATRVRFRDEYLAKLRPLYRADGLHLPVSVIYARAFK; encoded by the coding sequence ATGTCCGCCCCTATCGTAGCCACAAAAAAAATCATCGAAGGAATTTTTGATCGCGCGGCGGTGCAGTACGATCACACCGGTCCGCGCGTGTTCGAACAACTCGGCGCGCGGCTCGTCGAGTTGATGCCGCTCGCGCCCGGCGCGCAAGTCCTCGATGTTGCGACGGGACGCGGCGCGGTGCTCGTCCCAGCCGCGCAACGCGTCGGCGCGACCGGGCATGTCGTCGGGATTGACTTGGCGCAAGGGATGCTCGACGCGACCGCGCGCGACATCGCGCGACACAACGTCGAACTGCGAAAGATGGATGCCGAGCAACTCGAATTTGCGGACGCGTCGTTCGACGCGGTCACCTGCGCGTTCGCGCTTTTTTTCTTTCCCGCGATGGATGTGGCTTTGCGCGAAATGATTCGCGTGTGCAGGTCCCGCGGATGCTTGGGCGTTTCGTTGTTCGGCGACTCGCCCGCGCCGTTTCGTCCCGCGTGGAGCATTCTCGCCGAACAGATTCAGGCGTATGGCGTCGCGATGCGAATGCCGCAATGCGTCGTCTACAATTCGGAGATCGTGCGCGGGTTGTTGACCGAGGCGGGCTGGACGCGCGTCGAAATGGCAAGCGAGACGCACGAATTCGTTTACGCGACCGAAGAAGATTGGTGGCAGTTTCAATTCACGCTTGGAACGCGCGCCGCGCTCGAGCAATTGGACGACGCAACGCGCGTGCGTTTTCGCGACGAGTATCTCGCAAAAC